One window of the Pristis pectinata isolate sPriPec2 chromosome 13, sPriPec2.1.pri, whole genome shotgun sequence genome contains the following:
- the LOC127577411 gene encoding natural cytotoxicity triggering receptor 3 ligand 1-like, translating to MLTYLYLCVLRIINEVAPMTVSQLPETSGVMAGADITFQCETSEIPNKSSLKVIWWKLGDQDVLQPGSYSRKQFSPLENGKSFFQILDVRVADSGVYYCGVVHAENAIVNGTGSNLVVHASPEPVSILSKASGTNSSNLSLVCQTAEFYPESLTFTWYKNDNNIVNGISISKELNSDGTYQASSRLETLQPAGSGAVYTCVVSHLTLQSPALAVYFDASSNSDKENTSFFLLVSGCTLSALICIVVVVFSLRNCQVSNCKDHERKS from the exons ATGCTTACCTATCTGTATCTGTGCGTCCTGCGGATTATTAATGAAG TGGCTCCAATGACGGTGTCCCAGCTCCCCGAAACCAGCGGGGTGATGGCGGGAGCAGACATTACCTTCCAATGTGAGACCAGTGAAATTCCGAATAAATCAAGTCTGAAAGTAATTTGGTGGAAACTTGGCGATCAAGACGTATTACAACCAGGTTCTTACAGCAGGAAACAATTTAGTCCTTTAGAAAACGGAAAGAGTTTCTTCCAGATCCTGGATGTACGTGTCGCCGACTCCGGGGTGTATTACTGTGGAGTGGTTCACGCAGAAAATGCGATTGTGAACGGAACGGGGTCGAACCTTGTGGTACACG CTTCCCCGGAACCGGTCAGCATTCTCTCCAAAGCGTCAGGGACCAATTCATCCAACCTCAGCCTGGTGTGTCAAACGGCGGAGTTTTACCCGGAGTCTCTCACCTTCACTTGGTATAAAAATGACAACAACATTGTGAATGGGATCAGCATTAGTAAAGAGCTGAACTCGGACGGAACGTATCAAGCTTCCAGCAGACTGGAAACATTGCAGCCAGCTGGGAGTGGCGCTGTATATACCTGTGTGGTGTCCCACCTCACACTGCAGAGTCCAGCCCTGGCTGTTTACTTTGATGCCAGTTCTAATTCGG ACAAAGAAAACACGTCCTTTTTCCTCTTGGTTTCTGGATGTACATTGAGTGCACTGATATGTATTGTCGTCGTGGTTTTCAGTCTGAGAAATTGCCAAGTCAGTAACTGTAAAG ACCATGAAAGAAAATCTTGA